From the genome of Virgibacillus siamensis, one region includes:
- the dnaI gene encoding primosomal protein DnaI produces the protein MKPVQSELKKWMQQNKNFKENYQKVRQEVLQDPEIKEFLSLHPNISEREIDKSLIKLYEYKTQSKQCDKCESFGSCMNMIQGYSPILQVEDNEIHLVYEKCHNRIDYEKQKDQQRLIQSLYMPKDIFNASISSIELDQNRQPVVHEMMHFLKDAKTELPERGLYFYGPFGIGKTYFLGALANELKHMNISSMLIYMPEFVREMKGSIKDDSINDKINYFKNTDVLMLDDIGAETQSAWFRDEILGSILQYRMMEKLPVFFTSNYSLDQLERQLSMSNKGGTETVKAGRIIERIKQVSAEIPLSGENRRDL, from the coding sequence ATGAAACCGGTCCAATCAGAACTGAAAAAGTGGATGCAGCAAAATAAAAATTTTAAAGAAAACTATCAAAAGGTAAGGCAAGAAGTGCTTCAGGACCCTGAAATTAAAGAGTTTCTTTCATTGCATCCAAATATTTCGGAACGGGAAATAGATAAGAGCCTGATAAAACTCTATGAATATAAAACGCAGTCCAAGCAATGCGATAAATGTGAAAGTTTTGGCAGCTGCATGAATATGATACAAGGATATTCTCCTATATTGCAGGTGGAAGATAATGAAATTCATCTGGTTTATGAAAAATGCCATAACCGGATTGATTATGAAAAGCAAAAGGATCAGCAGCGTTTAATTCAAAGCTTGTACATGCCTAAAGATATTTTCAACGCGAGTATTTCGAGTATTGAACTCGATCAAAACAGGCAGCCCGTTGTTCATGAAATGATGCATTTTCTTAAGGATGCAAAAACAGAGCTTCCTGAACGAGGCTTGTATTTTTATGGTCCGTTTGGTATAGGCAAAACATATTTCCTGGGTGCTCTTGCCAATGAATTAAAGCATATGAACATTTCATCAATGCTGATCTATATGCCGGAATTTGTCAGGGAGATGAAAGGATCCATTAAGGATGACTCCATTAATGATAAAATCAATTATTTTAAAAATACCGATGTTCTGATGCTTGATGATATTGGAGCGGAAACCCAATCTGCCTGGTTCCGGGATGAGATACTCGGGTCTATTCTGCAATATCGGATGATGGAAAAGCTGCCGGTTTTTTTTACTTCTAACTATAGTCTTGATCAACTGGAAAGACAATTGTCAATGTCAAACAAAGGTGGAACAGAAACCGTGAAGGCAGGGAGAATTATCGAACGGATTAAACAAGTTTCCGCCGAAATTCCGTTATCAGGTGAAAACAGGCGCGATTTATAG
- a CDS encoding replication initiation and membrane attachment family protein produces the protein MDVIGKLLPIEGYHVFLKGELPVDYAKSLTHLYQPLIGIEAVMLYQTLLHDRELQQETGNQTHHTLMNYMNVPLDTIYRARLKLEGIGLLKTFKQSLDEHDSYVYELQCPFAPSAFFKDEMLEQLLYHHIDNDKFQMLKRTYQQDEIMTKENNVTASFHDVFQTFQPVPGSGVIVEYSNDEAQNRVEMDFSWIEQMLQRKMIPVKKVLTPDNKKLITQMMVLYDLTGLDTEKAILWALTDENLLHHNEFKQACHDLFKSRHRKSTIKLTEKEKPSEDVKPEKKPQSRQEQFITELERMSPRQLLEDLSNGGQASGQDMKVIRDIMTTQGLPSPVMNVLIHYVLLQTNMKLSKAYMEKIASHWSRANLKTAREAMAFAKKEQEFVQKNKTSGKYNKRTNPSREVVPDWFKERKKKPQQPSRNNQEYEQNNDEFAALLKEFSNGNQK, from the coding sequence ATGGATGTTATTGGAAAGTTATTGCCGATTGAAGGTTATCATGTATTTCTGAAAGGTGAATTGCCTGTTGATTATGCGAAATCACTGACGCATCTTTATCAGCCGCTGATTGGAATAGAAGCGGTTATGCTTTATCAGACACTTTTGCATGACAGAGAACTGCAGCAGGAAACAGGGAACCAGACCCATCATACTTTAATGAATTATATGAATGTGCCTTTGGATACTATCTACAGGGCAAGACTAAAGCTTGAAGGAATCGGATTGCTTAAAACATTTAAGCAATCCCTTGATGAGCATGATTCATATGTTTATGAACTGCAATGCCCTTTTGCCCCATCGGCTTTTTTTAAGGATGAAATGCTCGAGCAATTATTGTATCACCATATTGATAATGATAAGTTTCAAATGCTTAAACGTACGTATCAGCAAGATGAAATAATGACAAAAGAAAATAATGTTACTGCCTCTTTTCACGATGTATTTCAGACATTTCAACCGGTACCTGGCAGTGGTGTTATAGTGGAATACTCTAATGACGAAGCACAAAATCGAGTTGAAATGGATTTTTCATGGATTGAACAAATGCTTCAGCGAAAAATGATTCCTGTGAAAAAGGTACTGACACCGGACAATAAGAAGCTGATTACGCAAATGATGGTATTGTACGATCTAACAGGACTTGATACAGAAAAGGCCATTTTATGGGCGTTGACCGATGAAAATTTGCTTCATCATAATGAATTTAAGCAGGCGTGTCATGATCTGTTCAAAAGCAGACATCGGAAATCGACAATAAAGTTGACAGAAAAAGAGAAGCCCTCAGAAGATGTGAAGCCTGAAAAAAAACCACAATCAAGACAAGAGCAGTTTATTACCGAATTGGAAAGAATGTCACCAAGACAATTACTGGAGGATTTATCAAATGGCGGTCAGGCTTCCGGACAGGATATGAAAGTTATACGGGATATTATGACAACGCAGGGCCTTCCTTCTCCAGTTATGAATGTTTTGATTCACTATGTTCTGCTGCAGACTAATATGAAACTGTCAAAGGCATATATGGAGAAAATTGCCAGTCACTGGTCACGTGCGAATTTGAAAACTGCCAGAGAGGCAATGGCCTTTGCCAAAAAAGAACAGGAATTCGTTCAAAAGAATAAAACTTCCGGAAAGTATAATAAACGAACTAATCCTTCCAGGGAAGTGGTGCCGGATTGGTTTAAAGAAAGGAAAAAGAAGCCGCAGCAGCCAAGCCGGAACAATCAAGAATATGAACAGAATAATGATGAGTTTGCGGCACTTCTGAAAGAATTTTCGAATGGAAACCAAAAATAA